TATTCAAGAGGGTGGTCTGCACTACATTCACTTTTTTTTAATCCGCTATTGATTTATCAAGCTTTTTTAGATTTCCTTTAGCTAAAAAATATCATTCCCAATATCACACTGCGGAACTTGGGCTAATTCTATGCTATATTTATCAATAACGCCTCCGGGAATGTCCGGGAAATTGCAAAAAGGTGCATCAATCGGGTATTCAAAAGTAAAACCACGCAGTGCATCTTCGTAATAAGCATTGCCTATCGCTGGCGGCTCAGATCGAGGCAGATATCCCTTTCTTGTAATAAATTTAAAATCCATAATAAAGTCTTTTAGTTCACTTATAAGTATTGAATCAGCTGGTTCCGCGGCAATAACATAAGTATAACCATTATGTTTTGTAATATACCGCAGAATATAATGACCTTTTATTATTTGAGATTGGGGTATACCAAAATGCTGTTCTCATAACCAGAAACAGGTCTTTTCTCATGAATTTCAATGTATTTTTCTCCATCGATTAACGGGATATCTGTTTTTTTATTATATATTCTGGGGGTGCGTTTTTATAATCTATGCCCACATCTTTGGGTATTATAGAAACTTCAATTCTTAGCTGGTCCTGATTGGGTATATACCATGAGGCATCTAAATCTTTGCTGTCATATGATTCGAAATAATAGGCATCTCCCCGTGTACCGGCACATGCATACCAATCTTTTGGATACTTAACTATAAAACCCCAATAGTTGTTTTGATAAATTGATTTTTGCTCTGATTTCACACTGCCATGCAGACTTAAGACAATAAACAGGAAGCTTAAATATGTGTATAATTTTAAAGAGACAAAAAATTGCCAAACTTTTTTTATTTTAATCTTAAGACATTTAAATTCAAAAAACCTAATTCGTAGGGGCGGGGTTTCCCCACCCTCTTGTATTATCATTCTATTTGTTTTCATTTCTGATGATATATACATATCGTCACAAGATATGCTCCGGATTGGGAATAATTATAATCCCTTAGTCTAATCTACTGCCTGTGATGAATATCGGGATTGTATTTGTTGGTCATGGGGAAATTTTTAGCTATAAATCACAAATGCTTAACTAAATAATCCGCGTCATCCAATAAAATCTTTGCTCCTTTTTCAGTTATATGTTTCCCTTTCTGGGCTTCAATTTCATTCTTGAAAGCGCCTAAAATATTCTCAATTGTGTTGGTATCACCTTTATCCATTGCCTGCACCGCCGTTTCCAGCTTCTTCAATAAGCTGTTTTTTATTCCTTCGTTATCAATTTCTTCTAATTGAAAAAGAATTTCCACATCCTCTTTCATGGAAGTTAGAGTTATAATATGTTCTACCTTGGATGTCTCAGGCGAAGTCGTAATTGTAATAGGATAATCTGCTATAGCTCCTTCCCGTGTAATACCGGTAAATACAGCATCCACTTCTTCCAATTTCTCTCCGGCAAGTTTAGGAAGGATTATACCAATGTACAAGGTATATGGTCCAACTCCTGTACCATAAGTCTGCAATGAATAATTCCCTTCTTCTATGTCAACAGTTAATTGTTTTCCCGGATCAGTAATCCTTTCATCAACTGCATCTCCTGCACCATAGAATCCATTTAGACCATCATTCACAATAGTTTTTGTAATAGGATCAAAACCTAATCTTTTACCCTGCGGGTCAGTCAATAAAAGTTCTACGGGACATTGAACAAAAACTCCCATTTGACCTTTTTCTGGAGTCTTATGAGTAAATCGTCTGAATCCCCCTGTTCCCACAGTATCAAATATAGTATCAAATTGATTATCATATGCTGTTAAAGTAACATTTGTGGTTGATGATGGATCATTAATTTTATATGTATCGGTTGTTTTCCCTTTTACTGTTACAAAATGAGTTTTTTTAATATTTCTTGGAACTTTTAAAATTACAGGATTATTATCTTTCAAGTCACTATCTAATGTATCAAAACTTGCACCCACATGATTATATATAACCTGGTCACTTGAATATGTTGCTACTTTCGTCCAATCTATATATCCTCCCGGATAATATCCTTTATTTCCATTTAACCAGTTATTCATATTTTTCGGATTAACCTCTTCTCCCTCTGCATCATACGCTATTCCGTATGACCTTACAACCATAACTAAATCAGTCAACGCGCAGCCCAATCTACTGATTGTAGTATCTGTGCTGTCATAAATTTCATTGGCCCATCCTGTGGAATCAGAACCGTTCCAGCTCGTTGAATCAAGCTGGCTGTAATAAGGAACTGCCAGGTTTATCTCTCCTTCTCCGATGTTTATTGCCCATTCCTTGGTAAGTCTTACCCAGCCTGTCCCGCATGACGGCATCCCGTTACTGCAATAAATTACTTTAACTTTATAATTATGTCCGCCTCCTGTTGGATAAAAATGCCTGCGGGTATAGGTAGTATCAGCATCCGGCCACCATTCTTCATGTTTCACAACATCGTCTTCATAATAATAATACGCAATCGCATAACCATTTATTTTTAATGTATTTGGAAAACACAAATTCGTTCCAACCAGGACAGTTGTATCAGGATGGGTAACTATAAGCTTTTTGTCTGATGTAGTCTCCGTCTGCATGGGGCCGACATAAGTTGAATTTCCCCCGCATTCATCAGAACTTGAATAAAAACTTTGAATGCTTAAACTATCCCTGCCGGAACTTTGATTATGGCACCTGCGGCATACATCTATATCCTCTGTCCAATTCGCTCCACAATTGGCCGGGGGGCTCATATTTTCTATCTTTTCACCGGCCTCCGCATAACTTGCACCAATAAAAATAAACAGTAAGAAAAATAAAATATTTTTTGAGAATAAGTCTTTTATCTCAGACATTTTTATCTCCTCCATGTTTAATTAAGAGCATATAACAAAATTATGTTCGTCACGAAAACGTGCATTTTAGAGCAAGACAAGGAGGATGAGCAAAAAGCGCGGAGACATAGCCAGAGCGCTAGGTTGAGCACTTTTTGTGAAATCCGACGCAGTCCGCAGCCCAAAATGTTCGTTTTGTAGTAGAAGATAATTCTGTTATATGCTCTAAGTTCCCTCTTATTTAATTCAGCAGCCGGGGAGTTTTTCCGACTGCTCATCCTGAGCCTGTCCGCCTTGGGCGGACGAAGCCGAAGGATCTCTGTCCATTTTTTTAGACCCTTCGTCGTCCGCCTCAGGCGGACACCTCAGGGTGAGTGGTCGAAACACCCGCCCCCGCGCTTTAATTGTATTGCTTTTCTGGGAATAGTCAAGAAAAAAAATAGACAAATATATTTCACAACTGCTTGAAGATTATAAACTTTCTCCCGCAATGGTCGCGGTTGAACTTAACGGGAAAATCGTCAAACGGGAAAATTTCAACCGATCCCCGCTGCGAAACTGAGACAAAATAGAGGTTGTTAAAATGATGGGCGGCGGGTAATAATAAAGGGTGCAGGGTTTTGGGTCAAGGCGCGGGACATTGGCCCTATAACCTGCACCTTTTTAATAACTATTGATTAACGGTGACCTTGGCGTCTTCAATAATCACGTCATATTTATAACCGGAACCGTAATCCTTATTTGTAACAACCGTCCCTGTAACAGTTACTTTGTCATTGACCTGCGCCACGCCTTCTGTCGTTATTGTAATGTCGTTTGTTCCCTGGCTGCCTGTTCCATCCTGCAAATGTATCCAGTTTTTCCCCATTATAGACAAATTAACTTTCGCTACTTTCCCGTTTAAAGTAACACTTTTACCGTTAAGCTCGTCTTTCCTGGCAAAAACATCAGCGACAGTAAAATTCCCCTCAGACGGGACAGAAGCTTCGTGGCTAACCGCCTCATGGGCGGCTTCTTTTGACTCTGCTTCACCGGCTTTTTTTTCTCCACCCTTGCACCCGATTAACAATACTACTGCGAAAACCACACTCAACAATGCTTTTACTGCTTTCATGAAATCAACTCCTTTTAAATATTTGAAAATTTTAAAGTATTATATCATATTTTGAAAAAAAGTGAAGGAAAAAATATTTCATAAAAAATCTGACGGGATTACACTTTTGAAAGGTCGGGATTGTAGCTGTCTAACACTCTCTTGAGGCAGGGAAGTCTTTGTTAATTTCTTTTTATATCATAATTAAATTATCTTGACAATAATACAAATAATGTTAAAATTTATTTTAATGAGATTAAACGATAAAGAAAAACAGCTTTTTAGTGAAAAGTTTATGGATTTAGGTAATTTAGCTATTGCCGCTCTAATTTTTGGACAGTTTGTCTCAAATATTTCCATAAACTTTTTTCTCATCATTTTTGCTTTACTTTTTTATGGTTTATGTCTCACAATAAGCCATCTATTACAAAAGGAGTAATAAATATGTCTAATATAATTTTTTTATTTATAGGTTTAATGGTTATTTTATTGATTTTCGTTGGCCCCACAATTTACGAAAATTGGAAAAAAGACCACACTAAGCCTCTTAAATAAATTATACCCCAAAGTAATTGATTTGCGGGGATTAAGAAACCCCGAAGGGGTATAATATCATAGCGATGGGTGAAGCCCATCGATGAATTTAACAATAAACCCGAAGCCCTGGGAGGATTAGGGGAGGATTAGGGGACGTTCATCAAAGTATGATTCCTGAGAAGTAACTCTTGATTTAGAAATTATACTATGCTATAAAGAGTCATGTATAAAAAAACTTCTCCCCAACAAAAATTATTCGGTATAGACATGCAGTTATCCTCTTCATTGCGCAATCGCCTTATTTCATCATGGGCTCATCTGTTCAAGCATGAAATCCTTCCCATACTGTTTAAGAATGAAGACCAGTATGCGATGCTGTACGGCAATACGGGACGTCCCAACTTCAGCGTTGCACGCATGTTAGGGCTGTGTCTACTGCAAGAGTTTAACACCTTGAGCGATCAACAAGCCCTAGACACATTCAGCTTCGATATCCGGTGGCGATACGCGTTGGATATTAACGACGATGAGGATTATCTATCGCGCCGTTCACTGGTCGAGTTCCGTAGAAGACTGGCCGCCAAAGACCCGGAGATGAAGCTGATCCGCAATGTCTTCGATAACATCAGTT
The genomic region above belongs to bacterium and contains:
- a CDS encoding C39 family peptidase gives rise to the protein MSEIKDLFSKNILFFLLFIFIGASYAEAGEKIENMSPPANCGANWTEDIDVCRRCHNQSSGRDSLSIQSFYSSSDECGGNSTYVGPMQTETTSDKKLIVTHPDTTVLVGTNLCFPNTLKINGYAIAYYYYEDDVVKHEEWWPDADTTYTRRHFYPTGGGHNYKVKVIYCSNGMPSCGTGWVRLTKEWAINIGEGEINLAVPYYSQLDSTSWNGSDSTGWANEIYDSTDTTISRLGCALTDLVMVVRSYGIAYDAEGEEVNPKNMNNWLNGNKGYYPGGYIDWTKVATYSSDQVIYNHVGASFDTLDSDLKDNNPVILKVPRNIKKTHFVTVKGKTTDTYKINDPSSTTNVTLTAYDNQFDTIFDTVGTGGFRRFTHKTPEKGQMGVFVQCPVELLLTDPQGKRLGFDPITKTIVNDGLNGFYGAGDAVDERITDPGKQLTVDIEEGNYSLQTYGTGVGPYTLYIGIILPKLAGEKLEEVDAVFTGITREGAIADYPITITTSPETSKVEHIITLTSMKEDVEILFQLEEIDNEGIKNSLLKKLETAVQAMDKGDTNTIENILGAFKNEIEAQKGKHITEKGAKILLDDADYLVKHL
- a CDS encoding transposase, with protein sequence MYKKTSPQQKLFGIDMQLSSSLRNRLISSWAHLFKHEILPILFKNEDQYAMLYGNTGRPNFSVARMLGLCLLQEFNTLSDQQALDTFSFDIRWRYALDINDDEDYLSRRSLVEFRRRLAAKDPEMKLIRNVFDNISWGDRGRWC